A genome region from Streptomyces sp. V3I8 includes the following:
- a CDS encoding helix-turn-helix transcriptional regulator, whose product MTTRTVNATQELAAFLRTRRERLDPRDVGLPSRRQFRRTPGLRREEVAELAGVSVDYIVRLEQARGLRPSADVVEALSRALRLAPHERTYLFDLTRQRPRNADKPVTTAAPPLAGLVADLSPLPAMLMNHRYDILAWNAEMAGLLVDFDTLPPLQRNAMWLCLMHPQIREFYVDRERVVREGIAHLRAAWAAHPEDRTLTDLIAEFTTHDEEFARLWAERDIKPNGRGSKVMRHPGAGVIAVRFEVLVPLQDPDQRLMICRAADDESRSALDRLYAR is encoded by the coding sequence ATGACGACCCGCACCGTGAACGCGACACAGGAGCTGGCCGCGTTCCTGCGCACCCGACGCGAACGCCTGGACCCGCGCGACGTCGGCCTGCCCTCGCGCCGGCAGTTCCGGCGGACCCCGGGACTGCGCCGCGAAGAGGTCGCCGAACTGGCCGGGGTCAGCGTCGACTACATCGTGCGGCTGGAGCAGGCCCGCGGGCTGCGGCCCTCGGCGGACGTGGTGGAGGCGCTGTCCCGGGCGCTGCGGCTGGCCCCCCACGAACGCACCTACCTCTTCGACCTGACCCGGCAGCGTCCCCGCAACGCCGACAAGCCCGTCACCACCGCGGCGCCACCACTGGCGGGGCTGGTCGCCGATTTGTCGCCGCTGCCTGCCATGCTGATGAACCACCGCTACGACATCCTGGCCTGGAACGCCGAGATGGCGGGGCTGCTGGTGGATTTCGACACCCTGCCGCCGCTGCAGCGCAACGCGATGTGGCTGTGCCTGATGCATCCGCAGATACGCGAGTTCTACGTCGACCGCGAACGCGTCGTACGGGAGGGGATCGCCCACCTGCGCGCCGCGTGGGCCGCGCATCCGGAGGACCGGACGTTGACCGACCTCATCGCCGAATTCACCACGCACGACGAGGAGTTCGCGCGACTGTGGGCCGAGCGGGACATCAAGCCCAACGGCCGCGGAAGCAAGGTGATGCGGCACCCCGGCGCCGGTGTGATCGCGGTGCGTTTCGAAGTGCTCGTGCCGCTCCAGGATCCGGACCAGCGGTTGATGATCTGCCGCGCCGCGGACGACGAGAGCCGGTCGGCACTGGACCGGTTGTACGCACGGTGA
- the pgm gene encoding phosphoglucomutase (alpha-D-glucose-1,6-bisphosphate-dependent), protein MQDARAGQVAGPGDLVDVARLVTAYYALHPDPAEPGQRVAFGTSGHRGSSLAAAFNEDHIAATSQAICEYRTAQGTDGPLFLGADTHALSEPARITALEVFAANDVSVLIDQGDGYTPTPAVSHAILTHNRARTTGLADGVVVTPSHNPPADGGFKYNPPNGGPAGSEATSWIQDRANEIITAGLKDVRRIPYTRALAAPGTGRHDFLGSYVADLPGVLDLDAIRGAGVRIGADPLGGASVAYWGRIAEQHRLDLTVVNPLADPTWRFMTLDWDGKIRMDCSSPYAMASLIEQRDRFDIATGNDADADRHGIVTPDGGLMNPNHYLAVAISYLFSHREQWPAGAGIGKTLVSSGMIDRVAADVGRQLVEVPVGFKWFVDGLSDGTLGFGGEESAGASFLRRDGSVWTTDKDGIILALLASEITAVTGRTPSQHYAQLTDRFGAPAYARIDAPASREEKALLAKLSPRQVTADTLAGEPVTSVLTEAPGNGAALGGVKVSTANAWFAARPSGTEDVYKIYAESFLGPDHLHRVQEEARSTVLAALNT, encoded by the coding sequence ATGCAGGACGCGCGAGCGGGACAGGTCGCCGGACCCGGGGACCTCGTCGATGTGGCACGCCTGGTCACGGCGTACTACGCGCTGCACCCCGACCCGGCCGAGCCCGGCCAGCGGGTGGCGTTCGGCACCTCCGGACACCGCGGCTCGTCCCTTGCGGCGGCGTTCAACGAGGACCACATCGCGGCCACCAGCCAGGCCATCTGCGAGTACCGCACCGCCCAGGGCACCGACGGCCCCCTCTTCCTCGGCGCCGACACCCACGCCCTGTCGGAGCCCGCGCGGATCACGGCCCTGGAGGTGTTCGCCGCCAACGACGTGAGCGTCCTCATCGACCAGGGCGACGGCTACACGCCCACCCCGGCCGTCTCGCACGCCATCCTCACCCACAACCGCGCCCGCACCACCGGTCTCGCCGACGGCGTGGTCGTCACCCCCTCGCACAACCCGCCCGCCGACGGCGGCTTCAAGTACAACCCCCCCAACGGCGGCCCCGCCGGCTCCGAGGCGACCTCCTGGATCCAGGACCGCGCCAACGAGATCATCACCGCGGGCCTCAAGGACGTACGCCGCATCCCCTACACCCGTGCCCTGGCCGCCCCCGGCACCGGCCGCCACGACTTCCTCGGCAGCTACGTCGCCGACCTGCCCGGCGTGCTGGACCTGGACGCGATCCGGGGGGCCGGCGTGCGCATCGGCGCCGATCCGCTGGGCGGCGCCTCGGTCGCCTACTGGGGCCGCATCGCCGAACAGCACCGCCTCGACCTGACGGTGGTCAACCCGCTCGCCGACCCCACCTGGCGCTTCATGACGCTGGACTGGGACGGCAAGATCCGTATGGACTGCTCCTCGCCGTACGCCATGGCCTCGCTCATCGAGCAGCGCGACCGGTTCGACATCGCCACCGGCAACGACGCCGACGCCGACCGGCACGGCATCGTCACCCCGGACGGCGGCCTGATGAACCCCAACCACTACTTGGCCGTCGCGATCTCCTACCTGTTCTCGCACCGCGAGCAGTGGCCCGCCGGGGCCGGGATCGGCAAGACCCTGGTGTCGTCCGGCATGATCGACCGGGTCGCGGCGGACGTCGGCCGGCAGCTGGTCGAGGTCCCGGTCGGGTTCAAGTGGTTCGTGGACGGTCTGTCCGACGGGACGCTCGGCTTCGGCGGCGAGGAGTCGGCCGGCGCCTCCTTCCTGCGCCGCGACGGCTCGGTGTGGACCACCGACAAGGACGGCATCATCCTGGCCCTGCTCGCCTCCGAGATCACGGCCGTCACCGGCAGGACGCCCTCGCAGCACTACGCGCAGCTCACCGACCGCTTCGGTGCCCCCGCCTACGCGCGCATCGACGCCCCCGCCTCCCGCGAGGAGAAGGCGCTGCTGGCGAAGCTGTCCCCGCGCCAGGTCACCGCCGACACCCTCGCCGGCGAGCCGGTCACCTCGGTCCTCACCGAGGCCCCCGGCAACGGCGCCGCCCTCGGCGGCGTCAAGGTCTCCACCGCCAACGCCTGGTTCGCGGCCCGCCCCTCGGGCACCGAGGACGTCTACAAGATCTACGCGGAGTCCTTCCTCGGCCCCGACCACCTCCACCGCGTCCAGGAGGAGGCCAGGTCGACGGTGCTGGCGGCCCTGAACACCTGA
- a CDS encoding LacI family DNA-binding transcriptional regulator, with the protein MPNTPRPPRRVTLPDVARHAGVGQATAARVLGGYGSASAATRERVLAAAAELGYSTNAVARSMISGRTHTLGVVVADVENAYFARAVRGVTDVAAKAGLQVVLANSDEDGATERSAVQLFIERRVDGLVVAPAAADHEHLDRAVASGVPVVLLDRALSGAALDTVVVDNRGAAKAAVSRFTDEGHTRIAVITSASPDENTALLAPGADIWTTTERLTGYRQALRAAGVPREAELIRHTGYDRAWARSAVLELMTCEGRPTALFTTDNVATLGTLDALLDLDARIPADVSVIGFDDAEWATLVRPRLSVVGQPVQELGGLAADILVRRINGSTARPRRHTLRTTYVPRESTGPAPVRVRRLRAPGE; encoded by the coding sequence ATGCCGAACACGCCACGGCCGCCGCGTCGCGTCACCCTCCCCGACGTCGCCCGGCACGCCGGCGTGGGGCAGGCCACCGCCGCCCGGGTCCTGGGCGGGTACGGGTCGGCGAGCGCGGCCACCCGCGAACGCGTGCTGGCCGCCGCCGCCGAACTCGGCTACAGCACCAACGCGGTGGCCCGCAGCATGATCAGCGGACGCACCCACACCCTCGGCGTGGTCGTCGCCGACGTGGAGAACGCCTACTTCGCCCGGGCGGTGCGCGGGGTCACCGACGTCGCGGCCAAGGCCGGCCTCCAGGTCGTCCTCGCCAACAGCGACGAGGACGGTGCCACGGAGCGGTCCGCGGTTCAGCTGTTCATCGAGCGGCGCGTGGACGGTCTGGTCGTGGCGCCCGCCGCCGCCGACCACGAGCATCTGGACCGGGCCGTGGCCTCGGGCGTTCCCGTGGTCCTGCTGGACCGGGCGCTGAGCGGTGCCGCGCTGGACACGGTCGTGGTGGACAACCGCGGTGCCGCCAAGGCCGCGGTGAGCAGGTTCACCGACGAGGGACACACCCGCATCGCGGTCATCACCTCGGCCTCCCCCGACGAGAACACGGCCCTGCTGGCACCGGGCGCGGACATCTGGACCACCACCGAGCGGCTCACCGGCTACCGGCAGGCCCTGCGCGCCGCCGGTGTCCCGCGCGAGGCGGAGCTGATCCGGCACACCGGATACGACCGGGCCTGGGCCCGCTCCGCCGTCCTGGAACTGATGACCTGCGAGGGCCGGCCCACCGCGCTGTTCACCACCGACAACGTGGCCACGCTCGGCACCCTGGACGCCCTGCTCGACCTCGACGCCCGCATTCCCGCCGACGTCTCCGTCATCGGCTTCGACGACGCCGAGTGGGCCACGCTCGTGCGGCCCCGGCTGAGCGTGGTCGGCCAGCCGGTGCAGGAACTGGGCGGGCTCGCGGCCGACATCCTGGTGCGCCGCATCAACGGCTCCACGGCCAGGCCGCGCCGCCACACCCTGCGCACCACCTACGTGCCGCGCGAGTCGACCGGTCCCGCCCCGGTGCGGGTACGGCGGCTGCGGGCGCCGGGAGAGTGA
- a CDS encoding VOC family protein, translating into MAIQRMDNVGIVVEDMDAAIAFFVELGMELEGRAQVEGLVADQCTGLDGVRCDIAMVRTPDGHSRLELAKYRSPAATSAGPRDRPHNVLGTHRVMFAVDDLKDTVARLRPHGAELLGEIARFEDSYLLCYVRGPEGIIVGLAEQLR; encoded by the coding sequence ATGGCGATTCAGCGGATGGACAACGTCGGCATCGTCGTCGAGGACATGGATGCCGCGATCGCGTTCTTCGTGGAACTCGGTATGGAACTGGAGGGCAGGGCGCAGGTCGAAGGCCTCGTCGCCGACCAGTGCACCGGACTCGACGGCGTCCGCTGCGACATCGCGATGGTCCGGACCCCGGACGGTCACAGCCGGCTCGAGCTGGCGAAGTACCGCAGCCCCGCGGCGACCAGCGCCGGGCCGCGCGACCGGCCGCACAACGTTCTGGGCACCCACCGTGTCATGTTCGCCGTCGACGACCTCAAGGACACCGTTGCCCGCCTGCGCCCCCACGGCGCCGAACTCCTCGGCGAGATCGCCCGGTTCGAGGACAGCTATCTGCTCTGTTACGTCCGCGGCCCGGAGGGCATCATCGTCGGGCTGGCCGAGCAACTGCGCTGA
- a CDS encoding PP2C family protein-serine/threonine phosphatase, translated as MSFECLPSRVAEHAAPAGLQDVLIYLGDLQRDVLRLLTGQGLDAARGAPEGRGELSVEGSVAGLAYQYGRIVPDPGGGPGVHGWWVPLLDGTERLGVLYVTTAEDSQDVREDMLALASLVAMLVVGSRDTSDAHARLTRARRMNVAAEMQWTLMAPRTYADDRVVIGAVMEPAYEVSGDAYDYATADDIVHVSVFDAMGHDTSAGLTANLAMGACRNHRRQGTALADLGDAIEAVLLEQFGSTRYVTGILADLDTSTGMLTWVNRGHLPPVLIRDGRWTTLLHCPPAHPMGSDLHLSTTVCREQLRPGDRLVFYTDGITEARTRRGEEFGLKRFIDFLVRHHSDELPVPETLRRLIRAHLHHHDGQLQDDATIVLCEWLGPQPRPAAAGPRAGVPGPVPRD; from the coding sequence ATGTCGTTCGAGTGCCTGCCGTCACGGGTGGCCGAGCACGCCGCACCGGCCGGCCTCCAGGACGTCCTCATCTACCTCGGTGACCTGCAGCGCGACGTGCTGCGGCTGCTTACCGGCCAGGGCCTGGACGCGGCCCGGGGCGCGCCGGAGGGCAGGGGGGAGCTGTCGGTGGAGGGCAGCGTCGCCGGCCTCGCCTACCAGTACGGGCGCATCGTGCCCGACCCCGGCGGCGGACCGGGCGTCCACGGATGGTGGGTGCCCCTGCTGGACGGCACCGAACGGCTGGGCGTGCTGTACGTGACGACCGCCGAGGACAGCCAGGACGTGCGTGAGGACATGCTGGCGCTGGCCTCCCTGGTCGCGATGCTCGTCGTCGGCAGCCGGGACACCAGTGACGCGCACGCCCGCCTGACCCGTGCCCGGCGCATGAACGTCGCCGCGGAGATGCAGTGGACGCTGATGGCGCCGCGCACCTACGCCGACGACCGGGTGGTCATCGGCGCCGTGATGGAGCCCGCGTACGAGGTCAGCGGTGACGCCTACGACTACGCCACGGCCGACGACATCGTGCACGTGTCGGTCTTCGACGCCATGGGACACGACACCTCCGCGGGGCTTACCGCCAACCTCGCCATGGGTGCCTGCCGCAACCACCGCAGACAGGGCACCGCCCTGGCCGATCTCGGCGACGCCATCGAGGCGGTTCTGCTGGAACAGTTCGGTTCCACACGATACGTCACCGGCATCCTCGCCGATCTCGACACCTCCACCGGGATGCTGACCTGGGTCAACCGCGGGCATCTGCCGCCCGTCCTCATCCGTGACGGGCGCTGGACCACCCTGCTGCACTGTCCGCCCGCCCATCCCATGGGCAGCGATCTGCATCTGTCGACCACCGTCTGCCGCGAGCAGCTCCGGCCCGGCGACCGTCTCGTCTTCTACACCGACGGCATCACCGAAGCCCGTACCCGCCGCGGTGAGGAGTTCGGCCTCAAGCGCTTCATCGACTTCCTGGTACGCCACCATTCCGACGAACTGCCCGTCCCCGAGACGCTGCGCCGGCTCATCCGCGCGCACCTGCACCACCACGACGGTCAGCTGCAGGACGACGCCACCATCGTGCTCTGCGAATGGCTGGGCCCCCAGCCCCGCCCGGCCGCCGCCGGACCCCGGGCAGGGGTTCCCGGCCCCGTGCCCCGAGACTGA
- a CDS encoding ABC transporter ATP-binding protein gives MATDTLSPPSATGPAITLVDVVKDFGGARDAAAVRGVDLSIGEGEFFSLLGPSGCGKTTTLRMIAGFEEPTGGQILLHGRDMVGVPANKRDINMVFQSYALFPHLSVADNVAFGLRRKRVPRDEIRDRVEKILRTVELTDKADRRPRELSGGQQQRVALARALVNRPRALLLDEPLGALDLKLRQSMQLELKRIQREVGITFIYVTHDQAEALTMSDRIAVMNNGLVEQVAPPQEVYERPATAFVAGFIGTSNLISGHLTSADAGTGVLDLGDGQRVTVPLHGSHRVGAGVELTVRPEKITLTTGPADTASRLRGTVREVVYLGTSTSYTVDTATGAQMTVFQPNDGTAAVDPARGDTVWLSWATAHSYLLTTAPAPTAAAADAASPAPR, from the coding sequence ATGGCAACCGACACCCTCTCGCCGCCATCGGCCACAGGCCCGGCCATCACCCTCGTCGACGTGGTCAAGGACTTCGGCGGCGCCCGGGACGCGGCAGCGGTCCGCGGCGTCGACCTCTCCATCGGCGAGGGCGAGTTCTTCTCGCTGCTGGGCCCGTCCGGCTGCGGCAAGACCACCACCTTGCGGATGATCGCCGGGTTCGAGGAGCCGACCGGCGGACAGATCCTGCTGCACGGCCGCGACATGGTCGGCGTACCGGCCAACAAACGCGACATCAACATGGTGTTCCAGTCCTACGCCCTCTTCCCGCACCTGAGCGTCGCCGACAACGTGGCGTTCGGACTGCGCCGCAAGCGCGTACCCAGGGACGAGATCCGCGACCGGGTCGAGAAGATCCTGCGCACCGTCGAACTCACCGACAAGGCCGACCGCCGCCCCCGTGAACTCTCCGGCGGCCAGCAGCAACGCGTCGCCCTCGCCCGCGCCCTGGTCAACCGCCCGCGCGCCCTGCTCCTCGACGAACCGCTCGGCGCCCTCGACCTGAAGCTGCGCCAGTCCATGCAGCTGGAACTCAAGCGGATCCAGCGCGAGGTCGGCATCACCTTCATCTACGTCACGCACGACCAGGCCGAGGCCCTGACCATGTCCGACCGGATCGCGGTGATGAACAACGGCCTGGTCGAGCAGGTCGCCCCGCCCCAGGAGGTGTACGAACGGCCCGCCACCGCGTTCGTCGCCGGGTTCATCGGCACCTCCAACCTGATCAGCGGGCACCTGACCTCCGCCGACGCCGGCACCGGGGTGCTCGACCTCGGCGACGGCCAGCGCGTCACCGTCCCGCTGCACGGCTCCCACCGCGTGGGAGCCGGCGTCGAGCTCACCGTGCGCCCGGAGAAGATCACGCTGACCACCGGGCCGGCCGACACCGCCAGCCGTCTCCGCGGCACCGTCCGGGAGGTGGTCTACCTCGGCACCTCCACCAGCTACACGGTGGACACCGCCACCGGCGCGCAGATGACCGTCTTCCAGCCCAACGACGGCACCGCCGCGGTCGATCCGGCCCGCGGCGACACCGTCTGGCTCTCCTGGGCCACCGCTCACTCCTACCTGCTCACCACCGCACCCGCACCCACGGCGGCCGCCGCGGACGCGGCATCCCCCGCCCCGCGCTGA
- a CDS encoding aldo/keto reductase, with protein MSLTLDTYRLLGRSGLRVSPLALGTATFGTEWGWGAERDEARKLLDLYLERGGNFVDTANTYTNGSSERLLGEFVRDSRESLVLATKYSTLRRPGDPNSGGPHRKNLFASVESSLRQLDTDYIDLLYLHVWDFSTPVEEILRGLDDLVRQGKVLYVAISSAPAWQVSRMQAIADLRGWSPLVALQIEYNLIERTGERDLIPMAREMGLGVVPFSPLAGGVLTGKYSRDDLTATDAASGDSARKSFNAALGMVTERNLAIADVVKEVAAELGRTPAQVGLAWTLRNPGVTAPIIGARTPAQLEDNLGALGVDFSAVQLARLDEASAIDPGFPHAMLASDHIRKATAGDLKIRTRR; from the coding sequence ATGTCACTCACCCTTGACACCTACCGGCTGCTGGGCCGCTCCGGGCTGCGGGTCTCACCGCTGGCACTGGGCACGGCGACCTTCGGCACCGAATGGGGCTGGGGCGCCGAGCGGGACGAGGCGCGCAAGCTGCTCGACCTCTACCTCGAGCGCGGCGGCAATTTCGTCGACACCGCGAACACCTACACCAACGGCAGTTCCGAGCGGCTGCTGGGCGAATTCGTCCGCGACAGCCGCGAGAGCCTGGTGCTGGCGACGAAGTACTCGACGCTGCGCCGGCCCGGCGACCCGAATTCCGGGGGCCCTCACCGCAAGAACCTGTTCGCGTCGGTGGAATCCAGTCTGCGGCAGCTGGACACGGACTACATCGACCTGCTCTACCTGCACGTGTGGGATTTCAGCACACCGGTCGAGGAGATCCTGCGCGGCCTGGACGATCTGGTCCGGCAGGGCAAGGTCCTGTACGTGGCGATCTCCAGCGCTCCGGCCTGGCAGGTGTCGCGCATGCAGGCGATCGCCGACCTGCGCGGCTGGTCGCCGCTGGTCGCGCTGCAGATCGAGTACAACCTGATCGAGCGCACCGGGGAACGTGACCTGATTCCCATGGCACGCGAGATGGGGCTGGGTGTGGTCCCGTTCTCACCGCTGGCCGGCGGGGTGCTCACCGGCAAGTACAGCCGAGACGACCTGACCGCGACGGACGCCGCCTCCGGCGACAGCGCCCGGAAGAGCTTCAACGCCGCCCTGGGAATGGTCACCGAGCGCAACCTCGCCATCGCCGACGTCGTGAAGGAGGTCGCCGCGGAGCTGGGCCGCACGCCCGCCCAGGTCGGGCTGGCCTGGACCCTGCGGAACCCGGGCGTGACGGCACCGATCATCGGCGCCCGCACCCCCGCGCAGCTGGAGGACAACCTGGGCGCCCTGGGGGTCGACTTCTCCGCCGTCCAGCTGGCCCGCCTCGACGAGGCCAGCGCGATCGATCCCGGTTTCCCGCACGCCATGCTCGCCAGTGACCACATCCGCAAGGCGACCGCGGGCGACCTGAAGATCCGGACCCGACGCTGA
- a CDS encoding STAS domain-containing protein, which yields MHDHAGRPELQLEQYALHNCSVVAAKGDVDVDSLPPLRQAMEEAAAAHPAVVLDASGVTFVDSSALNLLLHFHRSTTLRIVAPSPQLVRLLKITGADKVVHISPTLTRACSAAAS from the coding sequence ATGCACGATCATGCCGGCCGTCCTGAACTCCAGTTGGAGCAGTACGCGTTGCACAACTGCTCGGTCGTGGCCGCGAAGGGGGACGTCGACGTGGACTCCCTTCCTCCGCTGCGACAGGCCATGGAGGAGGCCGCCGCAGCACATCCGGCCGTCGTCCTGGACGCCAGCGGGGTCACCTTCGTCGACTCCAGCGCGCTGAACCTGCTCCTGCACTTCCACCGGTCCACCACGTTGCGCATCGTCGCCCCGTCGCCCCAGCTCGTACGCCTGCTGAAGATCACGGGCGCCGACAAGGTCGTCCACATCAGCCCGACCCTGACCCGCGCCTGCTCGGCGGCCGCTTCCTGA
- a CDS encoding SDR family oxidoreductase — MGKYSEKNAVITGGGTGMGFALAKLLVDGGARVVITGRSRATLDTARERLGENAVAVRGDVASLSDLDALAGRVKDELGTVDALFVNAGIAPLTPFGSTTEEAYDELFAINVKGAYFTVQKLAPLLSTGAGVVLTTSAANVIGMLDTSVYAAGKAALRSMARSLSRELLPRGIRVNAVSPGPIDTGILNSTMTEEAAEQFKAQRVADNPMRRFGTPGEVAGAAAFLAFDATYTTGAEFAVDGGATQL, encoded by the coding sequence GTGGGTAAGTACAGCGAAAAGAACGCAGTGATCACGGGCGGCGGCACCGGCATGGGGTTCGCGCTGGCGAAGCTGCTGGTGGACGGCGGGGCGCGCGTGGTGATCACCGGCCGCTCCCGGGCCACGCTCGACACCGCGCGGGAGCGGCTCGGCGAGAACGCGGTGGCCGTCCGGGGCGATGTGGCCTCGCTGTCCGACCTGGATGCCCTGGCCGGCCGCGTGAAGGACGAACTCGGCACGGTCGACGCCCTGTTCGTCAACGCCGGCATCGCGCCCCTCACGCCTTTCGGGTCGACGACCGAGGAGGCGTACGACGAGCTGTTCGCGATCAACGTCAAGGGCGCCTACTTCACCGTGCAAAAGCTCGCCCCGCTGCTGAGCACGGGCGCCGGTGTCGTCCTGACCACCTCGGCCGCGAACGTCATCGGCATGCTGGACACCAGTGTCTACGCGGCCGGTAAGGCGGCGCTGCGCTCGATGGCCCGCAGCCTCTCCCGTGAACTGCTTCCGCGCGGAATCCGTGTGAACGCGGTCAGTCCCGGTCCCATCGACACGGGAATCCTGAACAGTACGATGACCGAAGAGGCCGCCGAGCAGTTCAAGGCGCAGCGGGTCGCCGACAATCCCATGCGGCGTTTCGGCACTCCCGGCGAGGTCGCCGGGGCGGCCGCGTTCCTCGCCTTCGATGCCACGTACACCACCGGCGCCGAGTTCGCCGTGGACGGAGGCGCCACCCAGCTCTGA
- a CDS encoding spermidine/putrescine ABC transporter substrate-binding protein, with translation MSEYSTPAAPRLRGPAERRLTRRGLLRAALGAAALAPLAACSVPGARVHVPTGKAEIAAAVSDFWTGKKGSGKLDFVNYTQYIDVDPTDQSRHPTLDAFTRRSGIEVAYDELIDDSASWFGKIQPEFASGQGIGYDLMVVGGDSYLTKYIQLGYLAPLDHSRLPTFAQYGGAAFKNSSFDPGNVYTVPWQSGMTGIGYDPARVGRKITSWQDLLDPKLHGKVGMWNDAVQMGNVALLAVGVDPETSTHADWRKAAAWLRKQRDAGMVRSYSTATYQSSLQRGDLAASLVYSGDVFQANQSGSQLEFVIPDEGGLLWTDNLCIPSTAAHPVDALTYMDYVYRPEVAARISETVQFVCPVPAAQKVVARDAAAATGKQHTVLDALSTSPLVFPTEADESKLRHLRVLDEEEEKQWNALFEPIYQA, from the coding sequence ATGTCCGAGTACTCCACACCCGCCGCGCCCCGGCTGCGCGGGCCGGCCGAGCGCCGCCTGACCCGGCGCGGTCTGCTGCGCGCCGCGCTCGGCGCCGCCGCGCTGGCCCCGCTCGCCGCGTGCAGCGTTCCCGGCGCCCGCGTCCACGTCCCCACCGGCAAGGCGGAGATCGCCGCGGCCGTCAGCGACTTCTGGACCGGCAAGAAGGGCTCCGGAAAGCTGGACTTCGTCAACTACACCCAGTACATCGACGTCGACCCCACCGACCAGAGCAGGCACCCCACCCTCGACGCCTTCACCCGCCGGAGCGGCATCGAGGTCGCCTACGACGAGCTGATCGACGACAGCGCCTCCTGGTTCGGCAAGATCCAGCCCGAGTTCGCCTCCGGCCAGGGCATCGGCTACGACCTGATGGTCGTCGGCGGCGACAGCTACCTGACCAAGTACATCCAGCTCGGCTACCTCGCCCCGCTCGACCACAGCCGGCTGCCCACCTTCGCGCAGTACGGCGGCGCCGCGTTCAAGAACTCCTCCTTCGACCCCGGCAACGTCTACACCGTGCCCTGGCAGTCCGGCATGACCGGCATCGGCTACGACCCGGCCAGGGTCGGCCGGAAGATCACCAGCTGGCAGGACCTGCTCGACCCCAAGCTGCACGGCAAGGTCGGCATGTGGAACGACGCGGTGCAGATGGGCAACGTCGCCCTGCTGGCCGTCGGCGTCGACCCGGAGACCTCCACCCACGCCGACTGGCGCAAGGCGGCGGCCTGGCTGCGCAAGCAGCGTGACGCCGGCATGGTCCGCTCCTACTCCACCGCCACCTACCAGTCCTCCCTGCAGCGCGGCGACCTGGCGGCGTCGCTGGTGTACTCGGGCGACGTCTTCCAGGCCAACCAGAGCGGTTCGCAGCTGGAGTTCGTCATCCCCGACGAGGGCGGTCTGCTGTGGACCGACAACCTCTGCATCCCCTCGACGGCCGCCCACCCCGTCGACGCGCTCACCTACATGGACTACGTCTACCGGCCCGAGGTCGCCGCGCGGATCAGCGAGACCGTGCAGTTCGTCTGCCCCGTCCCCGCCGCGCAGAAGGTCGTCGCACGCGACGCGGCCGCCGCCACCGGCAAGCAGCACACCGTGCTCGACGCCCTGAGCACCAGCCCCCTGGTCTTCCCGACCGAGGCCGACGAATCGAAACTGCGCCACCTGCGGGTGCTCGACGAGGAGGAGGAGAAGCAGTGGAACGCGCTGTTCGAACCGATCTACCAGGCCTGA
- a CDS encoding ATP-binding protein, producing the protein MDEAARKQDSRPGDSELVAVSAAYEGDSADIAQGRALARDFLERLQAVHGLPVSARALGTVQLVVSELLTNAIRHAPGPCLLDLALLRGSITITVWDSASVLFVGRNADPGRVGQHGLEIVMAVSQSFEVHREPVGKRTTASVMLADDPGGDVTGHRPLAPRPPGGE; encoded by the coding sequence ATGGACGAGGCTGCCCGAAAGCAGGACTCGCGACCGGGGGACAGCGAGCTGGTGGCGGTGTCCGCCGCGTACGAGGGCGATTCCGCCGACATCGCCCAGGGCCGCGCCCTGGCCCGTGACTTCCTCGAGCGCCTCCAGGCCGTCCACGGCCTGCCGGTCTCGGCCCGCGCGCTGGGCACGGTGCAGCTGGTGGTCAGCGAGCTGCTGACCAACGCGATCAGACACGCTCCCGGACCGTGCCTGCTCGATCTGGCCCTGCTGCGCGGCAGCATCACCATCACGGTCTGGGACAGCGCCTCGGTGCTCTTCGTGGGCCGCAACGCGGATCCGGGCCGGGTGGGCCAGCACGGGCTGGAGATCGTCATGGCCGTGTCCCAGAGCTTCGAGGTGCACCGCGAACCGGTCGGCAAACGCACCACCGCCTCGGTCATGCTCGCCGACGACCCCGGCGGCGACGTCACCGGACACCGCCCCCTGGCCCCCCGCCCGCCGGGAGGGGAATGA